CTGGGGCTCGAAACCCCCGAGGCGGTCGAGCACGCGGGCAAGATGCTTCGCGAGCGCATGGAGCGCATCGGCGCGAAGCTCGAGGGCGTGCTGCTCCAGCGCCAGGTGGGCGGCGGCATTGAGATGATGCTGGGCGTAACGAGCGATCCCACCTTCGGGCCGCTCCTTGTGTGCGGCATGGGCGGCGTCACGGTCGAGCTGCTCAAGGACGTCTCCTTCTCCCTGCCACCGGTCAGCGACCTGGATGCCCACAACATGATCGCGCGCCTGAAGAGCGCCAAGCTCCTTGAGGGCTATCGCGGCGGTGCCAAGGGCGACATCGAAGCGCTCGCCATGACACTCCAGCGCCTCTCGTGCCTGGTTGAGCTCATCCCCGAGATCGTCGAGCTCGATCTCAACCCGCTCAAGGTGCTCCCCCCCGGTCAGGGCGTCATTGCCGTCGATGGCCGTATCCGACTCGCGCCGGTGGACAGCGAGGAACCGCCCGCCACGTGAAAACCGACCCAAAGTATCTGGAACTGAGTGCCCGCGTGGTGGAGATCGCCACGCAGGTCAAGGTGCTCGGGCCGCTATCCTGGCCGCCTTCGGCGGAGGCGGAGTTTCTCTCGGGGCGCCGCCGCGGGCAGGTCGTGCTACCACGCATCGAATACCCGCGCATCGATCACGGCGAGTTCATTGCCGAACTTGAACGCGTCATGGCTGCACTGGACGAAAGCGAACCCGCCCACCGCCTGCTGCGCGAGACCGCACGCAGCTACCGCGACGCCTGCCGGATGCTGCACGCCATCGGCACGCCGCGCTTTACCGAGCTTTCCATTGAGATCTATGGCCGCCCCAGCGAGGTGATGCCCGGCTCGACGCTCACCCACGTGGAAGCGGCCAGCCGCTTCATTGCCGCCGCCAATGCCTTCCCCGCGCTCGGTGCGGCCATCTACGAAACGAGCTACTCGGGCGAGGAAATCGCCGCCTACCTGCGCGAGGGAATCGAGAAAGTTTTCGGCGACGAGGGGCCGCCCGTCGAAATGGCCAGCGACCTGACCGCCAAGGCCGCTGCCAGCGGCGACCGCGTGCGTGTGCGCGAGGGGGCGGTTTTTACCCGCTACGATTTCGACCAGCTTCTCCAGCACGAGGTGCTCATCCACACGCTCACCTCCATCAACGGCCGCGCGCAGATGAATGTCCCCTGTCTTTCGCTGGGCGCGCCGCGCACGACAAAAACGCAGGAGGGCCTGG
This genomic interval from Chrysiogenia bacterium contains the following:
- a CDS encoding acetate--CoA ligase family protein, producing GPIWMSPKDMATILKAAGIGFADLEETTVAEAAASAELLGYPLVAKAIAPTVVHKSDVGGVILGLETPEAVEHAGKMLRERMERIGAKLEGVLLQRQVGGGIEMMLGVTSDPTFGPLLVCGMGGVTVELLKDVSFSLPPVSDLDAHNMIARLKSAKLLEGYRGGAKGDIEALAMTLQRLSCLVELIPEIVELDLNPLKVLPPGQGVIAVDGRIRLAPVDSEEPPAT
- a CDS encoding DUF1704 domain-containing protein translates to MKTDPKYLELSARVVEIATQVKVLGPLSWPPSAEAEFLSGRRRGQVVLPRIEYPRIDHGEFIAELERVMAALDESEPAHRLLRETARSYRDACRMLHAIGTPRFTELSIEIYGRPSEVMPGSTLTHVEAASRFIAAANAFPALGAAIYETSYSGEEIAAYLREGIEKVFGDEGPPVEMASDLTAKAAASGDRVRVREGAVFTRYDFDQLLQHEVLIHTLTSINGRAQMNVPCLSLGAPRTTKTQEGLATFAEWATGSIDLVRIKRLALRVLAVENALNGANFFELFEFFLEFGQNERESYRSAERIFRGGQPDGTGVLFTKDAVYLDGLIKVHSLVRWALESGQFDLIELLFCGRLAIEDIFALRALYSEGVVLAPRYKPRWYEKVHSLAGLMALTMVATEIDIDHVEAYLKHGCH